Proteins encoded together in one Planctomyces sp. SH-PL14 window:
- a CDS encoding DUF4132 domain-containing protein — translation MPRGEGDQRDGLWDRLIPADAWAVAVREEMAAAPEIDRWRWAGIFELAFTASASTPSAKWKKTAAALLEEISISRFSEAVQRWFPQADRLRLGEAAGEMTFPIPQNDTALKGLCWIAGLIDDPEMARLLGRLALSAYKKLPGIGPRAVSVGNAAVYALSQMPNEAAVGQLAMLKIKVKAGNAQKGIEKALGTTAERLGVPREEIEEMGVPGYGLTGVGRLEETFGDVTARLEVDSRGKGEILWIKGSGKPQKSVPAQVKSDFPEELKDLKGAAKDIEKMVPAQRDRIDNLFLQRKAWPFSIWKERYLDHPVVGLIARRLVWRFAFGKESRDGIWHDGRIVNVDDEPLPGLDGADVGPDVTVELWHPVGRPLDDVLAWRNWLERHEVRQPFKQAHREVYLLTDAERRTNTYSNRFAAHVLRQHQFHALCGVRNWKNKLRLMVDDIYAPPTKDLPQWGLRAEFWVEGIGDQYGRDTTDSGSFLYLSTDQVRFYRINADRRYAHAFGGGYEIHGEEHPANEPLPLDLIPPLVFSEILRDVDLFVGVCSVGNDPTWADGGPEGTYANYWTNFSFGDLTASATTRKEVLQRLIPRLKIASRCSFDEKFLKVRGDLRTYKIHLGSGNILMEPNDQYLCIVPDGRMEKTAGNDGMFLPFEGDRTLSIILSKALLLAADTKITDTTITRQIQLA, via the coding sequence ATGCCCCGAGGGGAGGGGGACCAGCGGGACGGTCTCTGGGACCGGCTGATTCCAGCGGACGCCTGGGCCGTGGCCGTGCGCGAGGAAATGGCCGCGGCGCCCGAGATCGATCGCTGGCGGTGGGCCGGGATCTTCGAACTCGCCTTCACCGCGTCCGCCTCGACACCGTCGGCCAAGTGGAAAAAGACCGCCGCCGCGCTCCTTGAAGAGATCTCGATCTCCCGATTCTCCGAGGCGGTCCAGCGCTGGTTCCCACAGGCGGACCGCCTGCGGCTCGGCGAGGCGGCCGGCGAAATGACGTTTCCGATTCCGCAGAACGATACGGCTCTGAAGGGGCTCTGCTGGATCGCCGGATTGATCGATGATCCCGAGATGGCCCGGCTTCTGGGCCGGCTGGCTCTTTCGGCCTACAAGAAGCTGCCGGGGATCGGGCCGCGGGCCGTGAGCGTCGGGAACGCCGCGGTCTACGCCTTGAGTCAGATGCCGAACGAAGCGGCGGTCGGCCAGCTCGCGATGCTCAAGATCAAGGTCAAGGCGGGGAACGCGCAGAAAGGGATCGAAAAGGCCCTCGGGACCACGGCGGAACGGCTCGGTGTTCCGCGGGAAGAGATCGAGGAGATGGGGGTTCCGGGTTACGGGCTCACCGGTGTCGGCCGACTGGAAGAGACCTTCGGCGACGTCACGGCCCGGCTCGAAGTCGACTCCCGCGGCAAAGGAGAAATCCTCTGGATCAAAGGGAGCGGCAAACCGCAGAAGTCCGTCCCGGCGCAGGTGAAGTCCGACTTCCCCGAGGAGCTGAAGGATCTCAAAGGAGCAGCCAAGGACATTGAGAAAATGGTCCCAGCCCAGCGGGACCGGATCGACAACCTGTTCCTGCAGCGGAAGGCGTGGCCCTTCTCGATCTGGAAGGAGCGGTATCTCGACCATCCGGTCGTGGGCCTGATCGCCCGCCGGCTCGTGTGGCGGTTCGCGTTCGGCAAGGAGTCTCGCGACGGCATCTGGCACGACGGCCGGATCGTGAACGTCGATGACGAGCCGCTTCCGGGGCTCGATGGGGCGGATGTCGGTCCGGACGTGACCGTCGAACTGTGGCATCCGGTCGGCCGCCCGCTCGACGACGTTCTCGCCTGGCGGAACTGGCTCGAGCGGCATGAGGTCCGCCAGCCGTTCAAGCAGGCGCACCGCGAGGTGTACCTGCTGACCGACGCCGAGCGGCGGACGAACACCTACTCCAACCGCTTTGCCGCGCATGTCCTCCGTCAGCACCAGTTTCATGCCCTGTGCGGTGTGCGGAACTGGAAGAACAAGCTGCGGCTGATGGTCGACGACATCTACGCCCCGCCGACGAAGGACCTGCCGCAGTGGGGGCTGCGGGCGGAGTTCTGGGTCGAGGGGATCGGCGATCAGTACGGCCGCGACACGACTGACAGCGGCAGCTTTCTCTACCTCTCGACGGACCAGGTCCGGTTCTACCGGATCAATGCCGACCGGCGCTATGCCCATGCCTTTGGCGGCGGCTACGAGATTCACGGCGAGGAGCACCCCGCCAACGAACCGCTGCCGCTCGATCTCATCCCGCCGCTTGTCTTCTCCGAGATCCTGCGGGACGTCGACCTGTTCGTGGGGGTCTGCAGCGTCGGGAACGATCCGACGTGGGCGGACGGCGGGCCCGAGGGGACGTATGCCAACTACTGGACGAACTTTTCCTTCGGCGATCTGACCGCCTCGGCGACGACGCGGAAGGAAGTCCTGCAGCGGCTCATCCCGCGGCTGAAGATCGCCTCCCGCTGCTCCTTCGACGAGAAGTTCCTCAAGGTCCGGGGGGACCTGCGGACGTACAAGATCCATCTCGGGAGCGGCAACATCCTGATGGAGCCGAACGACCAGTACCTGTGCATCGTCCCCGACGGCCGGATGGAGAAGACGGCGGGGAACGACGGCATGTTCCTCCCCTTCGAGGGAGACCGGACGCTGTCGATCATCCTCAGCAAGGCCCTCCTCCTGGCGGCGGACACGAAGATCACCGACACGACGATCACCCGGCAGATCCAGCTCGCATGA
- a CDS encoding PAS domain-containing protein, whose product MNPSIGSPATTLDDILITPELARRTSRAPDFEAEGRVLVALARVMAEAPESVLQVLCDRALELCHAGSAGVSVWDDAGPEAVFRWQATAGDYAPYVGGTMPGQFSPCGVVLERNAPLLMANPHRFFPYIANLCSPAREVLLVPFHQGGVVIGTVWVVAHSPDRHFDSEDARLVASLTQFAGAAVQMLNRVAATAAAEQSLLESENRFRALVTATSDVVYRMNADWTEMRQLVGREFIMDTREPSRSWLDVYIPAEERPRVTRAVQEAIRARHKFELEHRVVRLDGTIGWTFSRAIPILDDAGHIVEWFGTATDITERRRTEAESTHLAVTLGLAMEAGKLGFWEWDPTIDRATLSAQAREIFGVPDEASYGHEDLRSLLHADDRQRARDTVARAVAARKDYDIEYRLNPRDGESRWIAVRGRGIYDDDGHLLRMHGVVQDVHERREVEEGLRQQSDRMRLLWEAAAVLLTTEEPDSMIRRLFSKIAPHFGLDTYFNFMVDESGQFLRLESCAGIPDVVANSIRRLEFGQAICGAVAVSREPITATCIQQSADPRVQLVKGFGIQVYACNPLLAGDRLLGTLSFASRTRETFDPDELEFLKTICHYVTAAYDRLRLIRQLRDADRKKDDFIALLAHELRNPLAPIRNGLQVIRLADNDRDTLAWAREMMDRQLSHMVRLIDDLLDMSRINRNKMELRRARVSLTEIVASAVETARPQLDAAGHELIIALPAAVVILDADLTRLAQVFSNLLTNSAKYTPAGGRIWLSAERANGQIVVSVRDTGIGIPANAHPTIFDMFSQVDRTVERNSGGLGIGLALVKGLVEMHGGTVAVASDGEGEGTTFTVTLPEAERTTSDEAVLSEVSAPGGSRRILIVDDSHDGARSLAEMLRRLGNEVDTAHDGLAAVATAETFRPDVILMDVGMPLLNGLDATRRIRQQPWGRAVRIVALTGWGQENDRERSRAAGCDGHLVKPVELTDLQKMLRHLEV is encoded by the coding sequence ATGAACCCATCGATCGGCTCCCCGGCCACGACGCTCGATGACATCCTGATCACTCCCGAACTGGCGCGCCGGACCTCCCGCGCACCCGATTTCGAGGCGGAAGGCCGCGTCCTGGTCGCCCTCGCCCGGGTGATGGCGGAAGCCCCCGAGAGCGTCCTGCAGGTGCTGTGCGATCGGGCCCTCGAACTCTGCCACGCCGGCTCGGCCGGAGTCAGCGTCTGGGATGACGCCGGTCCCGAGGCGGTCTTCCGCTGGCAGGCCACCGCCGGAGACTACGCCCCCTACGTCGGCGGGACGATGCCGGGACAGTTCAGCCCGTGCGGCGTGGTTCTCGAACGGAACGCCCCGCTGCTGATGGCGAACCCGCACCGGTTCTTCCCCTACATCGCCAACCTTTGCTCGCCGGCGCGGGAAGTCCTGCTCGTTCCGTTCCACCAGGGGGGCGTCGTCATCGGGACGGTATGGGTCGTGGCCCACTCGCCCGACCGGCACTTCGACTCCGAAGACGCGCGGCTCGTCGCCAGCCTGACCCAGTTTGCCGGCGCGGCCGTCCAGATGCTGAACCGGGTCGCCGCCACGGCAGCGGCCGAGCAGTCGCTTCTGGAAAGCGAAAACCGGTTTCGGGCGCTCGTCACCGCGACGTCGGACGTGGTCTACCGGATGAACGCGGACTGGACCGAGATGCGGCAGCTCGTCGGCCGGGAGTTCATTATGGACACCCGCGAGCCCTCCCGCTCCTGGCTCGATGTCTACATCCCCGCTGAAGAACGGCCCCGCGTCACCCGGGCCGTTCAGGAGGCCATCCGGGCCCGCCACAAGTTCGAGCTGGAGCACCGGGTCGTCCGCCTCGACGGCACCATCGGCTGGACGTTTTCCCGGGCGATCCCGATTCTCGACGACGCGGGCCACATCGTGGAGTGGTTCGGAACCGCCACCGACATCACGGAGCGGCGCCGCACAGAGGCCGAGTCGACGCACCTCGCCGTCACACTCGGTCTCGCGATGGAGGCGGGGAAGCTCGGCTTCTGGGAATGGGATCCGACGATCGACCGGGCGACGCTCTCCGCACAGGCCCGCGAGATCTTCGGCGTTCCGGACGAGGCCTCCTACGGTCACGAGGACCTGCGGAGCCTGCTCCATGCCGATGACCGGCAGCGGGCCCGCGACACGGTGGCCCGCGCGGTTGCCGCCCGGAAGGACTACGACATCGAGTACCGGCTGAACCCGCGCGACGGCGAGTCCCGGTGGATCGCCGTCCGGGGACGGGGGATCTACGACGACGACGGCCACCTCCTGCGGATGCACGGCGTCGTTCAGGACGTTCACGAGCGGCGGGAGGTCGAGGAGGGGCTGCGGCAGCAGTCGGACCGGATGCGGCTCCTGTGGGAAGCGGCCGCGGTGCTGCTGACGACCGAGGAGCCGGACTCGATGATCCGCCGGCTGTTCAGCAAGATCGCTCCGCACTTCGGCCTCGATACCTACTTCAACTTCATGGTCGACGAATCCGGCCAGTTCCTGCGGCTGGAGTCGTGCGCCGGGATTCCGGACGTCGTCGCGAACTCGATCCGCCGGCTGGAGTTCGGCCAGGCGATCTGCGGAGCGGTCGCGGTCAGCCGCGAGCCGATCACCGCCACCTGCATTCAGCAGTCCGCCGATCCGCGGGTGCAGCTCGTCAAAGGGTTCGGGATCCAAGTCTATGCCTGCAACCCGCTCCTCGCTGGCGACCGGCTGCTCGGCACGCTGTCGTTTGCCAGCCGGACGCGGGAGACGTTCGATCCGGATGAGCTCGAGTTCCTGAAGACGATCTGCCACTACGTCACCGCCGCCTACGACCGGCTGCGTCTGATCCGGCAGCTCCGCGACGCCGACCGCAAGAAGGACGACTTCATCGCCCTGTTGGCGCATGAGCTCCGCAACCCGCTCGCTCCCATCCGCAACGGCCTGCAGGTGATCCGCCTGGCGGACAACGACCGCGACACGCTGGCCTGGGCCCGGGAGATGATGGACCGGCAGCTCTCCCACATGGTGCGGCTGATCGACGACCTTCTCGACATGTCCCGCATCAACCGCAACAAGATGGAGCTGCGGCGAGCGCGAGTGAGCCTCACCGAGATCGTCGCGAGCGCCGTCGAGACCGCGCGGCCCCAGCTCGACGCGGCCGGGCACGAGCTGATCATCGCCCTCCCCGCCGCCGTCGTGATTCTCGACGCGGACCTGACCCGGCTGGCCCAGGTCTTCTCGAACCTGCTGACGAACAGCGCCAAGTACACCCCGGCCGGGGGACGGATCTGGCTGTCGGCGGAACGGGCCAACGGGCAGATCGTGGTTTCGGTCCGCGACACCGGGATCGGCATTCCGGCGAACGCGCACCCGACGATCTTCGACATGTTCAGCCAGGTCGATCGGACCGTGGAGCGGAACAGCGGAGGTCTGGGGATCGGCCTGGCGCTCGTGAAAGGCCTCGTCGAGATGCACGGCGGTACCGTGGCGGTCGCCAGCGACGGCGAAGGGGAGGGGACGACGTTCACCGTCACCCTGCCCGAAGCGGAGCGGACCACGTCCGATGAGGCCGTCCTTTCCGAAGTCTCCGCCCCCGGGGGCTCACGCCGGATCCTGATCGTGGATGACAGTCACGACGGGGCCCGGTCGCTGGCCGAGATGCTCCGCCGGCTCGGCAATGAAGTCGACACGGCGCACGACGGACTGGCCGCGGTGGCGACGGCCGAGACGTTCCGGCCCGACGTGATCCTGATGGACGTGGGGATGCCGCTTCTGAACGGTCTTGACGCGACGCGTCGGATCCGGCAACAGCCCTGGGGCCGCGCGGTCCGGATCGTGGCGCTCACCGGATGGGGCCAGGAGAATGATCGGGAACGCTCCCGGGCCGCCGGCTGTGACGGCCATCTCGTGAAACCGGTCGAGCTGACCGATCTACAGAAGATGCTGCGGCACCTGGAGGTCTGA
- a CDS encoding DUF4112 domain-containing protein: MSDASHPRAESAADPVVILPGESAPRGRGPTTGPGMELAGLEVLAHLLDSVLKIPGTNIRIGLDALLGVIPGLGDVGTSLLSILILREAQRRGVSKVTMTRMTTNLLVDAAMGSIPILGDAFDVYWKANNRNVELLRRHAAADPRTVRRAEFSDRAFFALLIVIVLTCLTVSLFVAFTAIRWVGTWLFGG; encoded by the coding sequence TTGTCCGACGCATCTCATCCGCGCGCCGAGTCCGCTGCCGACCCCGTGGTCATCCTTCCTGGGGAATCGGCCCCTCGTGGCAGGGGACCGACCACCGGTCCCGGTATGGAGCTGGCTGGACTGGAGGTGTTGGCGCATCTGCTCGACAGCGTCCTCAAGATTCCCGGAACCAACATCCGGATTGGTCTCGACGCTCTGCTGGGTGTCATCCCCGGGCTGGGGGATGTTGGGACTTCGCTCCTGTCGATTCTGATTCTGCGGGAGGCGCAGCGGCGGGGTGTTTCGAAGGTGACGATGACCCGGATGACGACGAACCTGCTGGTCGACGCCGCGATGGGTTCGATTCCGATTCTGGGTGATGCGTTTGATGTGTACTGGAAGGCGAACAACCGGAATGTGGAGTTGCTTCGTCGGCATGCGGCGGCCGATCCCCGGACGGTCCGCCGGGCGGAGTTCAGTGATCGCGCATTCTTTGCTCTCCTGATCGTGATCGTGCTGACGTGTCTGACGGTAAGCCTGTTCGTGGCGTTCACGGCGATCCGTTGGGTCGGCACATGGTTGTTTGGAGGATAG
- a CDS encoding peptidylprolyl isomerase: MVFRAMAWATVMALGLATMPTVGQAQGARPKINGANPAAEPEVKLDSKTDWPPMHAKFKKNREKLEQMQKEFETADAKKQLEIQQQAGGLIQEINAVYPALRQMAPEVFKADPTNVDAAEICLEIDFQKNRYADAVKAADLILTRDPTNQLALNLGAVSHFATHDFAGAKALFEKAQAANVLIGQLAQYAENCEPYAAYWAKEAKIREKEDAAQGDEQLPIVEFETTKGKVAFLLLENEAPNTVANFVSLVEKKYYDGLQFHRVIPQFMAQGGCPNSRPGSTEPPGTGGPGYNIKCECYQPNARMHFMGSLSMAHAGKDTGGSQFFITHLPTAHLNPNPAAQRGHTVFGRVIEGQDVVASIEKGDTITSAKVVRKRNHEYKPETQPER, encoded by the coding sequence ATGGTGTTTCGTGCAATGGCCTGGGCCACCGTGATGGCCCTCGGACTGGCGACCATGCCGACGGTCGGACAGGCTCAGGGAGCCAGGCCGAAGATCAACGGAGCAAATCCGGCCGCAGAGCCCGAAGTCAAGCTGGACAGCAAGACCGACTGGCCTCCCATGCACGCCAAGTTCAAGAAGAACCGCGAAAAACTCGAACAGATGCAGAAGGAGTTCGAGACCGCGGACGCAAAGAAACAGCTGGAAATCCAGCAGCAGGCGGGCGGACTGATCCAGGAAATCAACGCCGTCTACCCGGCCCTCCGCCAGATGGCGCCGGAGGTCTTCAAGGCCGATCCGACCAACGTCGACGCTGCCGAGATCTGCCTCGAAATCGACTTCCAGAAGAACCGCTACGCCGACGCCGTCAAGGCGGCCGACCTGATCCTGACCCGGGACCCGACGAACCAGCTCGCGCTGAACCTCGGAGCGGTCTCCCACTTCGCCACGCACGACTTCGCCGGCGCCAAGGCGCTCTTCGAGAAGGCGCAGGCCGCCAACGTCCTGATCGGCCAACTCGCCCAGTATGCCGAGAACTGCGAGCCCTACGCCGCCTACTGGGCCAAGGAAGCGAAGATCCGCGAGAAGGAAGACGCCGCCCAGGGAGACGAGCAGCTTCCGATCGTCGAGTTCGAGACGACCAAGGGGAAGGTCGCCTTCCTCCTCCTGGAGAACGAAGCCCCCAACACCGTGGCCAACTTCGTCAGCCTCGTCGAGAAGAAGTACTACGACGGCCTCCAGTTCCACCGCGTCATCCCGCAGTTCATGGCCCAGGGGGGCTGCCCGAACAGCCGTCCCGGCAGCACCGAGCCGCCGGGAACCGGCGGGCCGGGCTACAACATCAAGTGCGAGTGCTACCAGCCGAACGCCCGCATGCACTTCATGGGAAGCCTGAGCATGGCCCACGCCGGCAAGGACACCGGCGGGTCGCAGTTCTTCATCACGCACCTGCCGACCGCCCACCTCAACCCGAACCCCGCCGCCCAGCGGGGGCACACGGTCTTCGGCCGCGTGATCGAAGGACAGGACGTCGTCGCCTCGATCGAGAAGGGGGACACGATCACCTCCGCCAAGGTCGTCCGGAAGCGGAACCACGAGTACAAGCCGGAAACGCAGCCGGAGCGGTAG
- the truD gene encoding tRNA pseudouridine(13) synthase TruD, which yields MKLKCTPEDFQVDELTDFPIGQEGNFAVYRMSKRGLTTPDAIDAIARRWKLDRQRLSYGGLKDRHALTSQFLTVFRGPKRELIQTNLSLRYLGQAIRPYKPIDITENQFSLVMRDMSDAELATATAALQNVAADGLPNYFDDQRFGSVSQDGEFIGRAWIEENYERCLWLALAEPHPLDRSGEKKQKQILRDHWGQWPECKARLEKSHRRSIITFLADRPGDFRGAWGCVRADLRSLYLSAFQSDLWNQVLNRLIRRRCPAEQIAEVRLVTGPLAFPRLTDEQRQEFREMLIPLPSGRTRLDGHPQADEIRDVLMDMGLTLEQIKVKHHRDSFFSKGDRKAFIDFQGMTHSSGDDELYAGRRKLSLSFRLPRGSYATILVKRITEGAVGLEEET from the coding sequence ATGAAACTGAAGTGCACCCCCGAAGACTTCCAGGTCGATGAACTGACCGATTTCCCCATCGGCCAGGAAGGGAACTTCGCCGTCTACCGCATGTCCAAACGCGGACTCACAACACCAGATGCCATCGACGCCATCGCACGCCGCTGGAAACTCGACCGCCAACGCCTGAGCTACGGCGGCCTCAAAGACCGCCACGCTCTGACCAGCCAGTTCCTCACCGTCTTCCGCGGACCCAAACGGGAACTGATCCAGACCAACCTCTCCCTCCGCTACCTCGGACAGGCGATCCGCCCCTACAAGCCGATCGACATCACCGAGAACCAGTTCAGCCTCGTGATGCGGGACATGAGCGACGCCGAACTCGCAACCGCGACCGCCGCTCTCCAGAACGTCGCCGCGGACGGCCTGCCGAACTACTTCGACGACCAGCGGTTCGGCTCCGTCTCGCAGGACGGCGAATTCATCGGCCGCGCCTGGATCGAAGAGAACTACGAACGCTGCCTCTGGCTCGCCCTCGCGGAACCCCACCCCCTCGACCGCAGCGGCGAGAAGAAACAGAAGCAGATCCTCCGCGACCACTGGGGCCAGTGGCCCGAGTGCAAAGCCCGTCTCGAAAAGTCCCACCGCCGCAGCATCATCACGTTCCTGGCCGACCGCCCGGGCGATTTTCGCGGAGCCTGGGGCTGCGTGCGGGCCGACCTGCGGAGCCTCTATCTCTCCGCCTTTCAGAGCGACCTCTGGAACCAGGTCCTCAACCGCCTCATCCGCCGCCGCTGCCCGGCCGAGCAGATCGCGGAAGTCCGCCTCGTGACCGGCCCTCTCGCCTTCCCCCGCCTGACGGACGAGCAGCGGCAGGAGTTCCGCGAGATGCTGATCCCGCTCCCCTCCGGCCGCACCCGCCTCGACGGCCACCCGCAGGCGGACGAGATCCGCGACGTGCTGATGGACATGGGGCTCACGCTGGAACAGATCAAGGTCAAGCACCACCGCGACAGCTTCTTCTCGAAGGGCGATCGCAAGGCCTTTATCGACTTCCAGGGGATGACCCACTCCTCCGGCGACGACGAGCTCTACGCCGGCCGGCGGAAGCTCTCCCTGTCGTTCCGCCTCCCCCGCGGTTCGTACGCCACGATCCTCGTGAAGCGGATCACCGAAGGGGCGGTGGGGCTCGAAGAGGAAACTTAG
- a CDS encoding ComF family protein — translation MTTPDSASPGLSNAWSRVAGGLRYYGAKLAAGARWAAEAGVDTLYPHTCAACETELPDGRSARLLCDGCRSRLVRLDQAWCPRCAAPAGPYAASETGCRECLNEAFPFESAVTLGGYREQAGPADGHGSLLRSLILQAKASGGPRLTEALTQELLEVRRGWFQNLAPDAVVPVPHFWAQRLVRGDLTPQTIGAVLARQLRRPLQHDAVRKTRWTRRQTRLPGSTRRVNLRSAFAWTGRPVAGLRLLLVDDVMTTGATVKGVAKVLLEAGAKEVHVAVLARSTG, via the coding sequence ATGACGACCCCCGATTCCGCATCGCCCGGTCTGTCGAACGCCTGGTCGCGCGTCGCGGGCGGGCTGCGTTATTACGGAGCGAAGCTCGCCGCCGGGGCGCGATGGGCGGCTGAGGCGGGAGTCGACACGCTCTATCCCCACACCTGCGCGGCCTGCGAGACGGAGCTGCCGGACGGCCGGTCCGCGCGACTGCTATGCGACGGCTGCCGTTCGCGACTCGTTCGCCTCGATCAAGCCTGGTGTCCCCGCTGCGCGGCGCCGGCCGGACCCTATGCCGCCTCGGAGACCGGCTGCCGGGAGTGTCTCAACGAAGCGTTTCCGTTCGAGTCGGCGGTGACGCTCGGCGGCTATCGGGAGCAGGCGGGGCCGGCCGATGGCCACGGCTCTCTCCTGCGATCGCTCATCCTGCAGGCCAAGGCGAGCGGCGGACCGCGGCTGACGGAAGCCCTGACGCAGGAACTGCTCGAGGTGCGTCGTGGCTGGTTTCAGAACCTCGCTCCTGATGCAGTTGTTCCCGTCCCCCACTTCTGGGCGCAGCGGCTGGTCCGCGGGGATCTGACCCCGCAGACGATCGGGGCGGTCCTGGCCCGGCAGCTTCGGCGGCCGCTCCAGCATGACGCCGTCCGCAAGACCCGCTGGACCAGGCGGCAGACTCGATTGCCGGGGTCGACGCGGCGGGTCAACCTGCGAAGCGCCTTTGCCTGGACCGGCCGCCCCGTCGCCGGACTGCGGCTGCTCCTCGTCGACGATGTCATGACGACCGGCGCGACGGTAAAGGGAGTCGCGAAGGTTCTGTTGGAGGCGGGCGCGAAAGAGGTTCACGTCGCCGTGCTGGCGCGGTCCACGGGCTGA
- the thrC gene encoding threonine synthase, whose product MSYAVAEIAFQKSISPDCQTRYGIDQVLTVCPESHDLLDVHYDWDRVPVPSSLKEFEKRWMTRHNPLDYSGVWRFRELLPFAPDDQIVTIGEGQTYLQKCDPVAKYVGMKPGQLFLQYEGLNPSGSFKDNGMTAASTHARMVGAKMTACASTGNTSASLAIYAGVSGHFRCVVFVGSGKISYGKLSQALDYGAVTIQIRGDFDDALQQVRAVCEQQNIYLCNSVNPFRLEGQKSIMYRVLEGLGWEVPDWIVVPGGNLGNSSAFGKAFLELKQLGLIDRIPRLAVINASGANTLYELYEHQGLRWNNGRPQKELVDSFYRDMDARNHRADTLASAIEINRPVNLKKCLRALDACNGVVREVTDEEILDAKAQVGAGGFGCEPASGASVAGAKMLRQQGIIAPSDRVVCILTGHQLKDPTATVGYHSDAAAEEAQKLAKRGIVTRPYQNGPIVVDNDLAQILEVIGRVG is encoded by the coding sequence GTGTCGTACGCCGTGGCCGAGATCGCCTTCCAAAAGAGCATTTCACCCGACTGCCAGACCCGCTACGGCATCGATCAGGTCCTCACGGTCTGCCCGGAAAGCCACGACCTCCTCGACGTCCACTACGACTGGGACCGCGTCCCCGTCCCGTCCTCGCTCAAAGAGTTTGAAAAGCGGTGGATGACCCGCCACAACCCGCTCGACTACAGCGGCGTCTGGCGATTCCGCGAACTCCTCCCGTTCGCCCCCGATGACCAGATCGTCACCATCGGCGAAGGACAGACCTACCTCCAGAAGTGCGATCCCGTCGCCAAGTACGTCGGGATGAAGCCCGGCCAACTCTTCCTGCAGTACGAAGGCCTCAACCCCTCCGGAAGCTTCAAAGACAACGGCATGACCGCCGCGTCGACCCACGCCCGGATGGTCGGCGCCAAAATGACCGCCTGCGCCTCGACCGGAAATACCAGTGCCTCGCTCGCCATCTACGCCGGCGTCTCGGGACACTTCCGCTGCGTCGTCTTCGTCGGCAGCGGCAAGATCTCCTACGGCAAACTCTCCCAGGCGCTCGACTACGGCGCGGTGACGATCCAGATCCGCGGCGACTTCGACGACGCCCTCCAGCAGGTCCGGGCCGTCTGCGAACAGCAGAACATCTACCTCTGCAACAGCGTCAACCCGTTCCGCCTCGAAGGTCAGAAGTCGATCATGTACCGGGTCCTCGAAGGACTCGGCTGGGAAGTCCCGGACTGGATCGTCGTCCCCGGCGGAAACCTCGGGAACTCCAGCGCCTTCGGAAAGGCGTTCCTCGAACTGAAACAGCTCGGCCTCATCGACCGCATCCCGCGGCTGGCGGTAATCAATGCCTCCGGCGCGAACACCCTCTACGAGCTGTACGAGCACCAGGGCCTGCGGTGGAACAACGGCCGCCCGCAGAAGGAACTCGTCGACTCCTTCTACCGCGACATGGACGCCCGCAACCACCGGGCCGACACGCTGGCCAGCGCCATCGAGATCAACCGGCCGGTCAACCTCAAGAAATGCTTAAGGGCACTCGACGCCTGCAACGGCGTCGTCCGGGAAGTGACGGACGAGGAAATCCTCGACGCGAAGGCGCAGGTTGGGGCTGGCGGGTTTGGATGTGAGCCTGCGAGCGGTGCCAGCGTCGCTGGTGCAAAAATGCTACGTCAGCAGGGAATTATTGCCCCCAGCGACCGTGTCGTCTGTATTCTGACCGGACACCAGCTCAAGGACCCGACGGCCACGGTCGGGTATCACTCCGATGCGGCTGCGGAGGAGGCTCAGAAACTGGCAAAGCGAGGCATTGTGACGCGGCCCTACCAGAATGGCCCGATCGTTGTGGACAACGATCTGGCCCAAATTCTGGAAGTCATCGGGCGCGTCGGATAG